The Spirochaetota bacterium genome has a segment encoding these proteins:
- a CDS encoding YebC/PmpR family DNA-binding transcriptional regulator yields MSGHSKWATIRRKKASVDSKRGALFTKIIREITVAARMGGDDMNANPRLRTAVLKARENNMPADNIERAIKKGTGTLEGAVYEEISYEGYGPGGVAIMVHCLTDNKKRTTPEIRAAFSRNGGNLGETGCVSYLFDRKGVIIVEGGQATEEEIIEMVLDYGVEDVRTEDGNIVIAASPEGFAQVNDLIQTKQYRLVLHEITFIPQSTILLDEKKAEQCLRLIDQLEDQDDVQNVYSNYEIPDAIMTRISEGK; encoded by the coding sequence ATGTCAGGACATTCTAAATGGGCCACCATCAGAAGGAAGAAGGCGTCGGTGGACTCGAAGAGGGGGGCGCTCTTCACCAAGATAATCCGGGAGATTACGGTCGCGGCACGGATGGGCGGCGACGACATGAACGCGAACCCGCGCCTGCGCACCGCGGTTCTCAAGGCCAGGGAAAACAATATGCCCGCCGACAATATCGAGCGCGCCATAAAGAAGGGCACCGGAACGCTGGAAGGCGCTGTATATGAAGAAATCTCCTACGAGGGGTACGGTCCGGGAGGGGTGGCCATCATGGTCCACTGTCTCACCGACAACAAAAAACGCACCACCCCGGAGATTCGTGCCGCGTTTTCCCGTAACGGCGGTAATCTCGGTGAGACGGGCTGCGTGTCATATCTTTTCGACCGCAAGGGGGTGATCATCGTCGAGGGCGGGCAGGCCACGGAAGAGGAAATAATCGAAATGGTCCTCGATTACGGCGTGGAAGATGTCAGGACCGAGGACGGTAATATCGTGATCGCCGCCTCGCCCGAAGGCTTTGCGCAGGTGAACGACCTGATCCAGACGAAGCAGTACAGGCTGGTACTTCACGAAATCACGTTTATTCCGCAGAGCACCATCCTGCTTGATGAAAAGAAAGCCGAGCAGTGCCTGAGGCTTATAGATCAGCTCGAGGACCAGGATGACGTTCAGAACGTGTACTCCAACTACGAAATACCCGACGCGATAATGACAAGGATAAGCGAGGGCAAGTGA
- a CDS encoding tetratricopeptide repeat protein, with amino-acid sequence MSDNRCEKNNAQSKHALALTVIMAVAAITLLLVPRPEARLGAQEPLPDYVELYSKGDYAKAYDAIRKRLLAIYDTRVETKRVPTDFITAKKLEERVNINDLFRNRVAEGFFIERNIELHTLHLDAARCLYRLDRLDESLNHYGQSLRFKELEPEKDDVILLEVADVYKKRGDNGAYARALEAAYSLNPRKHEYSLRLGVALYRTAEKKRAIFHLDRYLQWKGDRVEDPGLYLMVGNLNEDIGRYLETVRYYRKYLAAKPGDGYIHFALGHLAFTRTGDFDLARRSLERALALLPEGEIFRRSKAYEYTADMAMRDLDFEKAIRLYGETIVFQDRIKKLLEEKDREIEKLSSDIRGVKTSLMKKPDFDTYNQYEFFLEEESRLRLERRERLYSYSKLNSGKVRWNIAECSERLGRLDEAMRYYRECIAFDYNSSRARERIVKIQLKISRGY; translated from the coding sequence ATGAGCGACAATCGTTGCGAAAAGAACAACGCGCAGAGCAAACACGCCCTCGCGCTGACGGTTATCATGGCGGTGGCCGCGATTACCTTGCTTCTCGTTCCCCGGCCGGAGGCTCGTCTCGGCGCGCAGGAACCGCTTCCCGACTATGTCGAGCTGTATTCAAAGGGTGATTACGCGAAGGCCTACGATGCCATACGCAAGCGGCTGCTCGCGATTTACGACACCAGGGTGGAAACCAAGCGCGTTCCGACTGATTTTATAACCGCCAAAAAGCTCGAGGAACGGGTTAATATAAACGACCTCTTTCGCAACCGTGTCGCGGAAGGATTCTTTATCGAGCGTAACATCGAACTCCACACGCTGCATCTTGATGCGGCACGATGCCTGTATCGGCTCGATCGCCTTGACGAGTCGCTCAACCACTACGGCCAGTCCCTCAGGTTCAAGGAACTCGAGCCGGAAAAGGACGACGTTATTTTATTGGAGGTTGCGGATGTGTATAAAAAACGGGGCGATAACGGGGCCTATGCCCGCGCGCTCGAAGCGGCCTACAGCCTGAACCCTCGCAAGCATGAATACTCGCTGCGGCTTGGCGTGGCCCTCTACCGGACCGCTGAAAAAAAACGGGCCATTTTCCACCTGGATCGCTATCTCCAGTGGAAGGGTGACCGCGTTGAGGATCCCGGCCTGTATCTGATGGTCGGAAATCTCAACGAGGATATCGGGCGGTACCTTGAGACGGTGCGGTATTACCGAAAATATCTGGCCGCAAAGCCCGGCGACGGTTACATTCATTTCGCGCTGGGCCATCTCGCCTTTACGCGCACCGGTGATTTCGATCTCGCGCGCCGAAGTCTTGAGCGGGCGCTGGCACTTTTGCCGGAAGGCGAGATCTTCAGGCGGTCGAAGGCCTACGAGTATACCGCCGACATGGCGATGAGGGATCTCGACTTCGAGAAGGCCATACGGCTCTACGGGGAAACGATCGTTTTTCAGGACAGGATTAAAAAGCTCCTCGAGGAGAAGGACCGCGAGATCGAGAAGCTCTCTTCGGATATCCGGGGCGTAAAGACGTCGCTCATGAAAAAGCCGGACTTTGATACCTATAACCAGTATGAATTTTTTCTGGAAGAGGAGAGCAGGCTCCGCCTGGAGCGCAGGGAGCGGCTCTATTCGTATTCGAAGCTCAATTCGGGGAAGGTGCGCTGGAACATTGCGGAATGCTCCGAGCGACTGGGGAGGCTCGATGAGGCGATGCGGTATTACCGCGAGTGCATTGCGTTCGATTACAACTCTTCGAGGGCAAGGGAGCGGATTGTAAAAATACAGTTGAAAATTAGCAGGGGTTATTGA
- the purN gene encoding phosphoribosylglycinamide formyltransferase, translating to MKNKVVSFLASGRGSNFRAVMERIRDGHIPARPGILICDGKDAGAFAIADEFGMKSFFVDPKAYADRKSHEEAIVRLLRGHGTDLVVAAGYMRLLTPFIIGEFRSAIINVHPALLPAFPGVHAQRQALDYGVKISGCTTHFIDEGVDTGPIIMQAAVPVLPADTADSLAARILREEHIILPESVRLFCEGGLSVKGRKVMIRE from the coding sequence ATGAAGAATAAGGTGGTCTCATTTCTGGCGTCGGGCAGGGGGTCCAACTTCAGGGCGGTGATGGAAAGAATCCGCGACGGGCACATACCTGCCAGGCCCGGCATACTGATATGCGACGGAAAGGACGCGGGCGCCTTCGCGATTGCGGATGAATTCGGCATGAAATCATTCTTTGTCGATCCGAAAGCGTACGCGGACAGAAAATCCCACGAGGAAGCCATCGTGCGCCTGCTCAGGGGGCACGGGACCGACCTGGTCGTCGCCGCGGGATATATGAGGCTTTTGACGCCGTTTATTATCGGTGAATTCAGGAGCGCCATCATCAATGTTCATCCGGCCCTTCTGCCCGCTTTCCCCGGGGTGCACGCCCAGAGGCAGGCGCTCGATTACGGGGTAAAGATCAGCGGGTGCACCACCCATTTTATCGACGAGGGGGTGGACACCGGCCCGATCATCATGCAGGCCGCCGTGCCGGTCCTCCCGGCCGACACGGCCGACAGCCTGGCGGCGAGAATACTGAGGGAAGAGCATATCATCCTGCCCGAGTCGGTACGGCTCTTTTGCGAAGGAGGGCTTTCGGTCAAGGGAAGAAAGGTAATGATAAGGGAATAA
- a CDS encoding tRNA 4-thiouridine(8) synthase ThiI has protein sequence MGARGILLYSGGLDSLLAGRLLMGQGVEVRGIMFILPFHAPDFRPEEDRPAKIARDNGIPMRFFRCGREYMEMVKNPPHGYGKRSNPCIDCKIYFLRKAGELMESEGASFVATGEVVGQRPMSQMKHMLRHIENESGLKGLLLRPLSARLLPPTIAEREGLVDRERLLGISGRGRSAQMELARSMGITGYASPAGGCLFTDPQISRRVRDLLDNVPDFDMLDVYLLSIGRHFRAREGLKFIVGRNETENAKLEKYGSGADLLLLPAFKGPVVFARGAVGEGDIRLLASVAARYGKPAEGDDRIALLGRGSTVGEVPSGVPLDDAVLKQMMI, from the coding sequence GTGGGCGCCAGGGGTATCCTCCTTTACTCGGGGGGGCTCGACAGCCTGCTCGCCGGGAGGCTCCTGATGGGGCAGGGCGTCGAGGTGAGAGGAATCATGTTCATCCTTCCCTTCCACGCTCCCGATTTCCGTCCGGAGGAGGACCGCCCCGCTAAGATCGCGCGTGACAACGGTATCCCGATGCGCTTTTTCCGCTGCGGGCGGGAGTACATGGAGATGGTCAAAAACCCCCCGCACGGATACGGTAAACGAAGCAATCCGTGTATCGACTGCAAGATATACTTCCTGCGAAAGGCGGGCGAGCTTATGGAGTCCGAGGGCGCTTCCTTCGTCGCCACCGGAGAGGTTGTGGGACAGCGCCCGATGTCGCAGATGAAACACATGCTCCGGCACATCGAGAACGAATCGGGCCTTAAGGGGCTGCTGCTGCGGCCGCTCTCGGCGCGGCTTTTACCGCCCACAATCGCCGAGCGCGAGGGTCTGGTTGACCGCGAGCGCCTGCTGGGGATCAGCGGCCGCGGCCGCTCGGCGCAGATGGAGCTTGCCCGGAGCATGGGCATAACCGGGTACGCCTCCCCGGCCGGCGGGTGCCTTTTTACCGACCCGCAGATATCGCGAAGGGTCCGCGATCTGCTCGACAACGTCCCGGATTTCGACATGCTCGACGTGTATCTGCTCTCCATCGGCCGGCATTTTCGCGCCCGCGAGGGCCTCAAGTTCATCGTCGGGCGGAACGAAACGGAGAACGCCAAGCTCGAGAAATACGGTTCGGGTGCGGATTTGCTCCTGCTCCCCGCTTTCAAGGGGCCGGTTGTATTCGCGCGGGGTGCGGTTGGCGAGGGCGATATTCGACTTCTGGCCTCGGTCGCGGCCAGGTACGGCAAGCCCGCCGAAGGGGACGACCGGATCGCACTGCTCGGGAGGGGGAGCACCGTGGGTGAAGTGCCGTCGGGGGTTCCGCTGGACGATGCCGTTTTAAAGCAAATGATGATATAA
- the glp gene encoding gephyrin-like molybdotransferase Glp, protein MTRRASMISVEEALKTILAEVAPLSLEMVPLFDAPGRVLARDVVASVNIPSVDNSAMDGYALVAADARGATKERAARLPVRGEVKAGIMDDMPVVTAGHAVRIMTGAPVPRGADAVIQFEDTAEEGRDVLVFREVLRGENIRRAGEDVSRGAVVLSKGALIRSAETGMLASLNYTFVPVSRRPRVAILSTGDEIVDLGPELRSGQIRNSNAYTLHSEVRRYGGDPCYLGIAPDTREVTASILREALEADVVITTGGVSAGRYDFVTEALEELGVEILIETISMKPGKPCVFGKKGATLFFGLPGNPVSTMVSFIQFVRPAMLRMMGARRIEKPLVHAVLAEDIKKKTGRTHFIRGLFSVRDGCFRVSTTGPQGSGILRSMSDANCLIIIPEDTGNVRAGETVLVQLIDHGEI, encoded by the coding sequence ATGACGCGCAGGGCGTCGATGATATCGGTCGAGGAGGCGCTGAAGACGATCCTCGCGGAGGTCGCGCCTCTTTCCCTTGAGATGGTCCCGCTTTTCGACGCGCCCGGGCGGGTCCTGGCGCGGGATGTTGTCGCGTCGGTAAACATCCCGTCGGTGGATAACTCGGCCATGGACGGGTACGCGCTTGTCGCCGCGGACGCGCGGGGAGCGACGAAGGAGCGGGCGGCACGGCTTCCCGTGCGCGGCGAGGTAAAAGCCGGGATTATGGACGATATGCCCGTGGTGACGGCGGGTCACGCGGTGCGGATAATGACCGGGGCGCCGGTGCCGCGCGGCGCGGACGCGGTAATCCAGTTCGAGGATACCGCCGAGGAGGGGAGAGATGTCCTCGTTTTCCGGGAGGTCCTCAGGGGCGAGAATATACGGCGCGCCGGGGAGGATGTTTCCCGCGGCGCGGTCGTGCTGTCGAAAGGAGCGCTGATCCGGTCGGCCGAAACCGGCATGCTCGCCTCGCTCAATTATACCTTCGTTCCCGTGTCCCGGAGGCCCCGGGTCGCGATACTCTCCACGGGCGATGAAATCGTCGACCTTGGCCCGGAATTGAGGAGCGGCCAGATACGCAACAGCAACGCCTACACGCTGCATTCGGAAGTCCGAAGGTACGGTGGGGACCCCTGTTACCTGGGGATCGCTCCGGACACGAGAGAGGTTACTGCGTCGATACTCCGGGAGGCGCTGGAGGCGGACGTGGTGATCACCACGGGTGGCGTCTCGGCGGGGCGGTACGATTTTGTGACCGAGGCCCTGGAGGAACTTGGCGTCGAGATTCTGATCGAAACGATAAGCATGAAACCCGGCAAGCCCTGTGTCTTCGGCAAAAAAGGGGCGACGCTTTTCTTCGGCCTGCCGGGGAACCCCGTTTCAACGATGGTGTCATTCATTCAGTTCGTGCGCCCGGCGATGCTTCGAATGATGGGGGCGCGTCGCATCGAAAAGCCGCTGGTGCACGCGGTCCTCGCCGAGGACATTAAAAAAAAGACGGGGCGTACCCACTTTATCCGCGGCCTATTCAGCGTGCGCGACGGGTGCTTCAGGGTTTCGACCACCGGCCCCCAGGGGTCCGGAATACTCCGGTCCATGAGCGACGCGAACTGCCTCATCATCATTCCCGAGGACACCGGCAACGTTCGCGCCGGGGAGACGGTGCTTGTACAGCTCATCGACCACGGGGAGATCTGA
- a CDS encoding sigma-70 family RNA polymerase sigma factor — protein MENIDATLNESITQCYAAFARKLSTYIFFIVKDRHVSEELVHDLFLRVFERRIELDPKTPESKWYLFKMARNIAYDHLRKKNKNDARFEDMVLEEICLNDQFYRDVESAYVEGEVISTLRDSILALPEKNRDVITLRGLADMRVCEVVRETNLSKYRVSRIEKETLGMLRSKIEKLLGNWRVSVRRPPVREWKT, from the coding sequence ATGGAAAACATCGACGCCACCTTAAACGAAAGCATCACTCAGTGCTATGCCGCCTTTGCCCGTAAGCTCTCGACTTATATCTTCTTCATCGTCAAAGACAGGCATGTGTCGGAAGAACTCGTGCACGACCTGTTTCTTCGTGTTTTCGAGCGGCGTATCGAGCTCGATCCCAAAACACCGGAGTCGAAGTGGTATCTGTTCAAGATGGCGCGAAATATCGCGTACGATCATCTGCGAAAAAAAAACAAGAATGATGCGCGTTTCGAAGATATGGTGCTTGAGGAGATCTGCCTTAACGACCAGTTTTACCGCGATGTTGAAAGCGCCTATGTGGAGGGCGAGGTGATCTCGACGCTCAGGGATTCGATACTTGCACTGCCCGAAAAGAACCGTGACGTGATCACCCTTCGGGGCCTCGCCGATATGCGGGTATGCGAGGTCGTGCGCGAGACAAACCTCTCGAAATACAGGGTGAGCAGGATCGAAAAGGAGACGCTTGGCATGTTGAGGTCGAAGATTGAGAAACTGCTTGGCAACTGGAGGGTCAGTGTGCGGCGCCCCCCTGTCAGGGAGTGGAAAACGTGA
- a CDS encoding sodium:solute symporter family protein: protein MLHTVDTVIILLYLVASLAICLYYSRRAGRSTEEFFLSGRRLPWWIAGTAMVATTFAADTPLAVTELVAEKGIAGNWLWWNMVAGSILTVFFFARLWRRAGIMTDVEFIEIRYSGAPAAFLRGFKALYLGVFMNCVIMGWVNVALAEILGIIFAVDDMYILYAVMACMLLVGGYSAVAGQWGVAVTDFFQFIIAMTGCVVLAVRVLDMPAVGGIAGLKAALPPHVFSFFPGVGSAGSYAAQGIMSISFSAFLAHMAVQWWASWYPGAEPGGGGYVAQKMMAARDERHSLLATMWFSIAHYALRPWPWIIVALASLVLYPDLPADGKKTGFILAMRDCLPPGLLGLVVAAFLAAYMSTISTHLNWGSSYLINDFYRRFIVRDANERHYVVASRLSTIGLVVISSLLILVIKSISGAWAFIIECGAGLGLVLILRWYWWRINAWSEIAAMIAPFAGFILARFVLGVVFPESLFFIVAFTTATWLAATFISKPTDQNTLAAFYRRVYPGGPGWKLIRQAAGIADDGPSLLGLAANWLIGILLVYLSLFAIGNLVFGEYGEGLFLSVVAVLLFALLAWRIGKGEDRAA from the coding sequence ATGCTCCACACAGTTGACACCGTTATCATCCTGCTCTATTTAGTCGCAAGCCTTGCAATCTGCCTGTATTATTCCCGGCGCGCCGGGAGGAGCACCGAGGAGTTCTTCCTGTCGGGGCGAAGGCTTCCCTGGTGGATAGCCGGAACGGCGATGGTCGCTACGACCTTCGCCGCCGATACGCCGCTGGCGGTGACCGAGCTGGTGGCCGAGAAGGGCATTGCCGGCAACTGGCTGTGGTGGAACATGGTGGCCGGGAGCATCCTTACGGTCTTTTTCTTCGCACGACTCTGGCGGCGCGCCGGGATCATGACCGACGTCGAGTTCATCGAGATACGCTACTCGGGCGCTCCCGCGGCCTTTCTGAGGGGTTTCAAGGCCTTGTACCTGGGCGTGTTCATGAACTGCGTCATTATGGGCTGGGTGAACGTCGCGCTTGCGGAAATTCTCGGGATCATTTTCGCCGTGGACGACATGTATATACTCTACGCGGTGATGGCCTGTATGTTGCTGGTAGGCGGCTATTCCGCGGTGGCTGGACAGTGGGGCGTGGCGGTCACCGATTTTTTCCAGTTCATCATCGCCATGACGGGCTGTGTCGTCCTCGCCGTGCGGGTTCTCGACATGCCGGCGGTTGGCGGAATCGCGGGGCTCAAGGCGGCGCTCCCCCCGCACGTTTTTTCCTTCTTCCCCGGCGTGGGGTCGGCAGGGAGTTACGCCGCTCAGGGCATCATGTCGATATCGTTCAGCGCGTTCCTGGCGCATATGGCGGTGCAGTGGTGGGCGTCGTGGTACCCGGGCGCCGAGCCCGGGGGGGGCGGCTATGTTGCGCAGAAGATGATGGCGGCGCGCGATGAGCGCCATTCGCTCCTGGCGACCATGTGGTTCAGCATCGCGCACTATGCGCTCCGGCCGTGGCCGTGGATAATCGTGGCGCTGGCGAGCCTGGTGCTCTATCCGGACCTCCCGGCCGACGGCAAAAAGACCGGCTTCATCCTCGCCATGAGGGATTGCCTGCCGCCGGGACTCCTCGGGCTGGTGGTGGCGGCCTTTCTGGCGGCCTACATGTCCACGATATCCACTCATCTCAACTGGGGAAGTTCGTATCTGATCAACGATTTTTACCGGAGATTTATCGTCCGCGACGCGAACGAGCGGCACTATGTCGTGGCCTCGCGGCTGTCGACGATCGGGCTGGTGGTTATCTCGAGCCTGCTCATCCTCGTGATCAAATCGATATCCGGCGCGTGGGCGTTCATCATCGAATGCGGAGCCGGCCTCGGGCTCGTCCTCATACTTCGCTGGTACTGGTGGCGCATAAACGCCTGGTCCGAGATCGCGGCGATGATCGCCCCGTTCGCGGGGTTCATCCTGGCCCGCTTCGTCCTCGGCGTGGTGTTCCCCGAAAGCCTGTTTTTTATCGTGGCGTTTACCACCGCGACATGGCTGGCGGCGACCTTTATCTCGAAACCCACCGATCAGAACACGCTGGCCGCTTTCTACCGGCGCGTGTATCCTGGCGGACCGGGCTGGAAGCTCATCCGCCAGGCCGCCGGGATAGCGGATGACGGCCCTTCGCTTCTGGGGCTTGCGGCAAACTGGCTGATCGGAATTCTTCTTGTATATCTCTCCCTGTTCGCGATCGGAAATCTCGTTTTCGGCGAATACGGGGAGGGGCTTTTTCTGTCGGTCGTTGCCGTTTTACTGTTTGCCCTTCTGGCCTGGAGGATCGGAAAAGGCGAAGATCGTGCCGCCTGA
- a CDS encoding chemotaxis protein CheX, with product MSNYERYSRFIVRSVDHIFKNFLNDHTIEEVYESQSTEVDRKVAIEIEGTISGELVINLPQKTLGLITRRMVQNDNPRALKKYYNDVAGELANLISGTFANQMQFLNHELRLSPPEVEEDPIALKTFYKNINLSFKSSFGGFDIDLYYKENE from the coding sequence ATGAGCAATTACGAACGGTATTCCCGTTTTATCGTCAGGTCGGTCGACCATATCTTCAAGAATTTCCTCAACGATCACACTATCGAAGAGGTCTATGAGTCGCAGTCCACCGAGGTGGACCGGAAGGTGGCGATAGAGATCGAGGGCACCATTTCGGGCGAACTGGTAATAAATCTCCCGCAGAAGACCCTCGGGCTCATAACCAGGCGGATGGTACAGAACGACAACCCGAGGGCGCTGAAAAAATATTATAATGATGTGGCCGGCGAGCTGGCCAACCTCATTTCGGGAACCTTCGCCAACCAGATGCAGTTCCTCAATCACGAATTGCGGCTTTCTCCCCCCGAGGTCGAGGAAGACCCGATAGCCCTTAAGACATTTTATAAGAACATCAACCTCTCGTTCAAGTCCTCCTTTGGCGGCTTCGATATCGACCTCTACTATAAAGAAAACGAGTAG
- a CDS encoding type III pantothenate kinase: MILGFDIGNSNTVLGIYTGTALPPEAVYRYRTQRDASADETGALIRQFLHHHGGAGGEVEGVVFSSVVPEVNRTYHETSGRYFGREALEISCDSRLSIRIRYDDPTRLGVDRIVNAEAAFHEYARDCIIVDIGTAITFCVLHADGAYDGGIIGPGVGVTIDALSSKASQLPRIPFEKPARLVAGNTEDALKSGFYYGWLSFVEGMIARINEEYGKRFLVVLTGGYSGTVLGPALKGEVVIDPMLTMKGIRRIYELHTARI, translated from the coding sequence ATGATACTGGGATTCGACATCGGCAACAGCAACACCGTCCTCGGAATCTATACGGGGACGGCGCTTCCGCCCGAGGCGGTTTATCGCTACAGGACGCAAAGAGACGCCTCGGCGGACGAGACTGGAGCGCTTATCCGGCAGTTCCTCCATCACCACGGCGGAGCGGGCGGGGAGGTGGAGGGGGTGGTTTTCTCCAGCGTCGTACCCGAGGTAAACCGAACCTATCACGAAACGTCCGGCCGCTATTTCGGCAGGGAGGCGCTCGAGATAAGCTGCGATTCCCGTCTCAGCATACGAATACGCTACGACGATCCAACACGCCTGGGGGTCGACCGCATCGTCAACGCCGAGGCCGCATTCCACGAATACGCAAGGGACTGTATCATCGTCGATATCGGCACCGCCATAACCTTCTGCGTTCTTCATGCCGATGGCGCCTACGATGGCGGAATTATCGGCCCCGGGGTCGGTGTAACCATCGACGCCCTTTCGTCAAAGGCCTCTCAACTCCCCAGAATCCCCTTCGAAAAACCCGCCAGGCTCGTGGCGGGAAACACCGAGGACGCGCTGAAATCCGGCTTCTATTACGGCTGGCTTTCTTTCGTGGAAGGTATGATCGCCAGAATAAACGAGGAATACGGCAAGCGGTTCCTGGTGGTTCTCACCGGGGGGTATTCGGGAACGGTGCTCGGCCCCGCGCTGAAAGGGGAGGTGGTCATCGACCCGATGCTCACCATGAAGGGAATCAGACGAATCTACGAACTGCACACAGCGCGCATATAG
- a CDS encoding HEAT repeat domain-containing protein, protein MGIFSPNIDRLVEKNDLGALIGLLRHRKPEIRLRAFLALARARDESVLGEIRKMLDDPDPRVRAVATLKFGELGQPGMTENLRAIIISGSQRDKIEALRLLADRGATTDLEISKILFLALNDKKPMVRLEAVKTMGSIRDVNSIKHLVEGLEDRAYQMRMQCARALGEIGDESAIYPLIGALVDNHIEVRKAAQDALLRMGTEKAKAALNDAPFMLLVKRMTEGEFTRRETIRQMGQLKIREGVPLIKKACSDEYKNVRIEAARSLGLLREKTGVGAISRLLDDPYYDVRLEAVKALEKIFDYGALYGIEKAMADKNHNVRDEAKAAYYSLKTRLDKAARSK, encoded by the coding sequence ATGGGAATCTTCTCGCCGAACATCGACAGGCTGGTTGAAAAGAACGACCTCGGAGCGCTCATCGGACTTCTAAGGCATCGGAAACCGGAGATACGCCTGCGGGCCTTCCTGGCCCTGGCCCGCGCGAGGGACGAGTCCGTGCTGGGCGAAATCCGAAAGATGCTCGACGATCCGGACCCGCGCGTGCGTGCGGTGGCGACGCTCAAATTCGGCGAGCTCGGACAGCCCGGCATGACCGAAAACCTGCGCGCAATAATCATCTCCGGTTCCCAGCGCGACAAGATAGAAGCGCTGCGCCTTCTCGCCGACAGGGGGGCCACCACCGACCTTGAAATCTCCAAGATACTTTTCCTCGCTTTGAACGACAAAAAGCCGATGGTGCGTCTTGAGGCCGTAAAAACCATGGGCTCGATCAGGGACGTCAATTCCATAAAGCATCTCGTGGAGGGGCTCGAGGACAGGGCGTACCAGATGCGCATGCAGTGCGCACGCGCACTTGGCGAGATCGGCGACGAATCCGCCATTTATCCGCTAATCGGCGCGCTGGTCGACAATCATATCGAAGTCCGAAAGGCCGCACAGGACGCGCTCCTGAGAATGGGCACGGAGAAGGCGAAGGCGGCGCTCAATGACGCACCCTTCATGCTCCTCGTAAAACGCATGACCGAGGGCGAATTTACGCGGCGCGAAACCATCCGCCAGATGGGGCAACTCAAGATCCGCGAAGGGGTTCCACTCATTAAAAAGGCGTGCTCCGACGAGTATAAAAACGTCCGGATAGAGGCCGCTCGCTCGCTCGGCCTGCTCCGGGAAAAAACGGGCGTCGGCGCAATCAGCAGGCTTCTGGACGATCCCTATTACGACGTCCGTCTCGAGGCGGTGAAGGCCCTCGAGAAGATATTCGATTACGGGGCGCTTTACGGAATAGAGAAGGCGATGGCCGATAAAAACCACAATGTCCGCGACGAGGCCAAAGCCGCGTATTACAGCCTGAAGACCCGCCTGGATAAAGCGGCCCGGTCGAAATAA